One Oncorhynchus keta strain PuntledgeMale-10-30-2019 chromosome 34, Oket_V2, whole genome shotgun sequence genomic window, CACGAGAAGGAGATATCAATGGTGCATGTGAATAAATGTAATTGTATTTGTGTCAAATTGCCAGTTGGCAACCTATCCCTTAAGGGATTCATCGACAAATAAAAATGACAATGATTCACAATGATAATTCTTACGGTGTTCTGTGCAGTGCACATCGCATAAAGAATTAAATGGAAATCAATACACAAAAGTAGATAAGGATATTCAAGCAAAAAAACAACTTACAAATCTATACAAATACAGAAAAATGAAGTGTGTATGGATAAAACTATACTAATCTATAAACAATCCTACCCTTAAGAGAAGCATTTCAGAAACAGATCTTGCTCGCTTTAACAGAATCCAGCCCTTTGATGCATCCATTCCCCTCACCCCCTGTCCCGTTTCTCTTCCAAGGCTCTGGACAGATCCAGCTGTGGCAGTTCCTGCTGGAGTTGCTGTCGGACAGCAACAACTCCAGCATCATCACCTGGGAGGGCAACAATGGCGAGTTCAAGATGACTGACCCAGACGAGGTGGCCAAGCGTTGGGGCGAGCGCAAGAGCAAACCCAACATGAACTATGACAAGCTGAGCCGTGCCCTGCGCTACTATTACGACAAGAACATCATGACCAAGGTGCACGGCAAGCGCTACGCCTACAAGTTTGACTTCCAGGGCATCTCACAGGCCCACCAGAGCCACGGCGGAGAAGGGGGCATTGTGAAGTACCAGACTGAGGTATCTTATGCCCAGCCCTACCACAGCCACCAGCCAAAAATTAACTTCATGAACACGCATGCCGCCCCTATGCCCGTGTCCCCTGGGAACTTTTTTGGGCCGTCTACAACATACTGGAACTCAACAACCAGCCCCATGTATCCAGGGTCTCCCATGCCAAGGCACCCAGGGACTCACTCCCACCTAAGCTCATACTATTGAAGTATGGGTGTCTTGCACTAGACTGGATGGCAGAGCTTCCTGAAACAGACTGATAAAGATAACATCCACAATGTATCTGGTCTTTAACATCTAAGTTACATTGTAACGCTATGTGAGTTGTTAGTACAGAATGTAAAATGGACAATAACGCTCACGTCACATCTTCAAGCAGAGGCACCATAAGATAGGCAAAAGGAAGAGGGTAAACAATGTGAAGAAGCAATGATGACGAGTAGAGACCAAGGGATAGCCATGAAGGTTCTGCCTTTTTGAATTTCTCAACTATGGAGGCTGAGAATTTGTTCATATTATAGCCTGTGATTCAGTTGTTTGAAAACCACCTTTTTCAATTAGGTAAGTATTTTGTTTAAAAATGTCATTGAGGTCATTGAATGACTTTAAGGGGAAAGTCACTGAGTGTGGGAAGTGCTAAAACTGTTATGAGGTCTTGATCGCAATTACTATATTCATCGATCGAACATTTGTAAAAGTATCATTGTACAGAATGTGTCATACAATTGTAGCAATAAAACATTTACCCCTGTAGTAATGCTAATAAAAAGGAACTTGTATATTTGAGTTGGTCTTCTTTCTTTTCTCCAAACCATTGATCATTTTAACTGACAAAATTATTAACTAGATGGTGTATCAGTCATTTGTTTTATTGCCAAAATGAATTATCGACATGAACATCGGGCAGTGACCACACTTGCTGTCTATTTGTCCACACCAAAGAACTCTTCGAATATTCTGTGTGGTTCAGAGACCTGCTCCACTTCCACAACAGCAAATCCCTTCACAGGCCTCTCTTTAAGTCTCTCCACCTGCCTCACACCCAACTGCCCCGCCACAACGGTCTCGGGATGTGAGGTTGTTGTCAACTCCTGGGCAGGCTTTGTGCTGTATTCCACCGACCACGACTTGCTGGTGACCATCTTGGTGGTGGCTAGAGTACACAGAGCGAGTTAGATGCCAAACATCCTCACCGACACAGACTGACTAAATGGATACTCATTGATGGTGACAGGCTAAGCCTTGTGtgtaaatgtttgaaaatgtacaTATCATAATGAGGCCATCTTTACAAATGCAAAAAAAGTACTCGACCAAAACCACCTCGCAAAACCCAACAGTAATTAAATGCAAAGATACACTTGTAGGCACAGTACTCACCAGAGGGGACAGCAGAGCTACATGTGGACTCACAACAGGAGCAGACTGAAGAAGCTCCATACAGCTCCTTCCATCTGATAGGACCAGACCAAGATGTGTCAGAGCAACATGAGTCTTTTTTCTATTATTCATGGTTTTCTATCATCTTTTGCAGGGCCTATATGGATAAAGTATCAGACAGCTTCAGTATTAGCAGGGCTTACCCTCCTGCTGTGGAATCGTAAGTGCAGGCCTTCGCAGTTGAAGAGGGGACAGACCTCCCCACAGACATAGCACAGTACATGTAGAGCTGCTGTGGCTGAAGAGGCGGCTTGAGCTGATTCAAATGTGGCACAGAATCTACAGTTTGCATACTTATGTACATACTTCTTCCAATGCAATGTAGTGTCAGAGGACCTCAGTCAAATGAATTGCATAGACAAGGCAAAGAAAAATATTAAGCTCAGTAGTTATAATGCTTGATGGAGGCCATGTATTGCATAGGAAATCTAATGAGGTCACAGCACTCAAGTTCAACTACTGGTCAGTTGACTATGGTTACTGTTGCATTTTACGAACGGAGTGCATCCTTAACATACCTGCCCTGCTGTCATTCCCTGAAACAGAAAGGCATCCATGGTAAACCTCACAACATTCCTTTTATATGGGATGAATCTGGAGCCACTGTTGTTTTTGCTCTCAACCATGCACCTGAGCAGAAAATAGATTACTGTTAAATCCAAGAAGTTCCttttcaaaaaaacaaaaaaggtCAATCTACAATTGCTACATTCATTTTTTGATTAATAAATTATATGTACCCAtatattcttgaagaatataactgtGGTACAACATCCAAACccaaaactatcattttgatgtCATAGATGGGCAGTACTTGCATCTATTGTTcgctctatgaatttgagagtggttacctttctccagccccatccctcagattTTTGCCAAAACATGGGCATGGGTtttctttgttattgtttcagctACTGATTGCCTCTTTAAAAGCAAAGTACTGTGCAAATGATACTGATAGAAGTGATCTGGCATACTGTATGTCTACATTACCCAAAATTGTCAATGACAGTGAACTGAGGCGTAGATGAGTGTGACTGCTTAATGGTCACATTACATGAGTGGACATAGAGACGTCCATCTTTAGACATGGAAGGCACTTCAACCTGAAAGTACATGGGCTTTCCCATAGAGTACCCATCGGATGGGGCAAGTCTCTCCCATtgagctgagggagagagaaggagtagtCAGATCTTTCGATTACCTGAGGGCTCATTTAAGTACATTTTATAACATGAGGACTACTCATTTACTGTAGATCAATGACTCATCTATACCCTACCATTACGTGCAGTGAGCATGGAACGGGTTCTGTTCTTCATTGGTTTAGAGACCTTGTGTACCACGTTCAGCATGTAGCCTATTTTGTAGGAGTAATGATATCTGGAAAGAAATAAGCAAATGTAAATAATTGGCATGGACTATAAATCAAATTTTAAAATGTTGTGCCAACCTGTTATCATTTATGTCCTTTTCATTGTATGGAATGATAACTCCTCCAGTGACATGAACTCAAGGTAAACATCAATCCAATCACAAAATAGTGTAAATACTGCAAGTCACCTATTGAAATGACAGACAACTCGCAAGGTGAATGGTGCAGCTCGTCTGATAGGCCCTTGGAGCTTCTGGGGTTCATATCGGAGAGTGTTGGAGTAGGCCACACGATTATTTACTAACtgtttattgaaaataagaagacCTATGTCAATATCAGCAAGTTATTTCTGGGAAATGTAGGCCTATGAATGCTGACAAACCTTACCGAGCGCTTGCTCCCACAGAGACCGAGGTCGTATTCGAAGATGAGGGAAACTTTTGTAGATTTATTGGCTTGGCATGTTCCGAGTGTCAGTTGAGACAGTGAACTCCCGGTGCCCAAAATGTTTTTCTTTACCTGCACGAACATCTTGTTGATGTTACAAAGTGTTATCACTTCGCGGGCTTGACTTTTTGGACCAGAGGGCTTCTGTGTTGGGTACACCGGGACCAGTATTTTCCTAACTTTATCCGGTAATTGTTCGTGTCCAGTTCCACGGACTGGGGAGAAATGCTCCTTGTCTACCAGCGGCACCCTTGAGTGCTGGAACACAGGTAGTTCGAGGTAAGATGGTGAGTCTTCGGCGAATACCTTCACAGAAGACTGGCGTGCATTTGAGCCTCCCTCTGCTCTTAGAGAATGCAAAAGAAACAAAAACGGCAAGTTGAAAATATAAAACATATCTATATTCCTGTACCAAAATTGTACAATAACTCGAGCAAAATCAGGCCCTGCGTCAATTCATAGCCATAGGTATGCTGCGTTCAAAtactagtcggaactaggaagTTTAGACATTTCCGACTTGCTAATTCGTTGATCACCGCACGTGTACAACCAGTTGGCAAGTCGAATTTTTCCGAGTTTCTTAGTTCCAACTAGAACGTGAACGCGCAATATTCCTTGTAGAATGAGCCAGAATCAAAAACAGCTGTTGGAGATCTAGTCGCACAACGCTCGTGCCACCGAGGACATTTGAACTGCAGGGAAAATATTAGATACATTGGATTAAAATATTATAATAGATGATTATGCCTGCCTATTAGTTGTGATAGACTAGACAAAAATACAAATAGACAATTATAGATTATATCCAAGTTATTATCCATACAGTGAATGCTTTGTATGTTGTTAGCTCTCATTTTCAACTTTCATGACCGATAAATGTGGGATATTGTTAATTATATGCCTAGATGTAAAGAAGTGTTAAGCACATTATTTTTACATTACTTGAGCAAAAACCACATGTGTGTTTGCTCATCTCTGGAAAATGGTCAGTTCAATGGAAAATATCTTTAATGTACAAGAAGCACACATATTTGTGTTAAACACCTGGGCCACATTCAACAGAATACAACGTTTTGGAAAGGACAGATAGAAATACGGTATGTATAACAAACATGCCTCTCCGACAATTAAGCCAAGGAATCATGCCAGCTCTATTCCTCACATTTATATCAGAAACGTTTCGACGACGCAAGCCAACTGAATGTGGTCATGGTTTCCTTGAATGAATTTAGCAGCAGTGGCATTATATTTAAAGATGGGTAAATCACAgtgagagagtgaatgagaggaGAGTTAGAGCAGAGCCAGTCCAGTAGAAGGCAGAGGGGGCATGGCTCCATTACACAGGTGGGTGGAACAGCATTCATTGGTAAAGGTGAAGTTGAGGCCCATGGCTTACTTCTCACCAGTCAGGCCACACAGGGCGGAGAGGACACAGCTCTTCACATACAGCGTCACACTGAATTCTCCTGTAGATTAAAGGTGTTTATGGCTGAGTTCGCGTTACATTAATGGTGTTATTTGTAcaaatctaatttatttatatagcccttcgtacatcagctgatatctcaaagtgctgtatagaaaccaagcctaaaaccccaaacagcaagcaatgcaggtgttgaagcac contains:
- the zp3d.2 gene encoding zona pellucida sperm-binding protein 3d.2 isoform X2; translated protein: MFYIFNLPFLFLLHSLRAEGGSNARQSSVKVFAEDSPSYLELPVFQHSRVPLVDKEHFSPVRGTGHEQLPDKVRKILVPVYPTQKPSGPKSQAREVITLCNINKMFVQVKKNILGTGSSLSQLTLGTCQANKSTKVSLIFEYDLGLCGSKRSLVNNRVAYSNTLRYEPQKLQGPIRRAAPFTLRVVCHFNRYHYSYKIGYMLNVVHKVSKPMKNRTRSMLTARNAQWERLAPSDGYSMGKPMYFQVEVPSMSKDGRLYVHSCNVTIKQSHSSTPQFTVIDNFGCMVESKNNSGSRFIPYKRNVVRFTMDAFLFQGMTAGQPQQLYMYCAMSVGRSVPSSTAKACTYDSTAGGWKELYGASSVCSCCESTCSSAVPSATTKMVTSKSWSVEYSTKPAQELTTTSHPETVVAGQLGVRQVERLKERPVKGFAVVEVEQVSEPHRIFEEFFGVDK
- the zp3d.2 gene encoding zona pellucida sperm-binding protein 3d.2 isoform X1, which gives rise to MFYIFNLPFLFLLHSLRAEGGSNARQSSVKVFAEDSPSYLELPVFQHSRVPLVDKEHFSPVRGTGHEQLPDKVRKILVPVYPTQKPSGPKSQAREVITLCNINKMFVQVKKNILGTGSSLSQLTLGTCQANKSTKVSLIFEYDLGLCGSKRSLVNNRVAYSNTLRYEPQKLQGPIRRAAPFTLRVVCHFNRYHYSYKIGYMLNVVHKVSKPMKNRTRSMLTARNAQWERLAPSDGYSMGKPMYFQVEVPSMSKDGRLYVHSCNVTIKQSHSSTPQFTVIDNFGCMVESKNNSGSRFIPYKRNVVRFTMDAFLFQGMTAGQLKPPLQPQQLYMYCAMSVGRSVPSSTAKACTYDSTAGGWKELYGASSVCSCCESTCSSAVPSATTKMVTSKSWSVEYSTKPAQELTTTSHPETVVAGQLGVRQVERLKERPVKGFAVVEVEQVSEPHRIFEEFFGVDK